One Babylonia areolata isolate BAREFJ2019XMU chromosome 20, ASM4173473v1, whole genome shotgun sequence DNA segment encodes these proteins:
- the LOC143294666 gene encoding leptin receptor overlapping transcript-like 1, whose translation MCMVYWWIFYNDHDATALIGLAFACALGVTFLVLGCALPQYNNWWPMFVLFFYVLSPVPTVIARRLADSLDSASSACVELCIFLTTGIVVSSIGLPIVLAHTHVIQWGACALVLAGNVVVFSTILGYFHVFGSDEFDYSMW comes from the exons atgtgcatggTATATTGGTGGATATTCTACAATGATCATGATGCTACAGC GTTGATAGGCTTGGCCTTCGCCTGTGCACTGGGGGTAACCTTCCTTGTACTGGGCTGTGCCTTGCCACAATACAA CAACTGGTGGCCGATGTTTGTCCTGTTCTTCTACGTGCTGTCCCCTGTGCCCACTGTGATCGCCCGGCGCCTGGCCGACAGCCTGGACTCTGCCAGCAGTGCCTGTGTGGAGTTGTGCATTTTCCTCACCACAGGCATCGTCGTTTCCTCCATCGGTCTGCCCATCGTCCTTGCCCACACGCATgtg ATTCAGTGGGGCGCCTGCGCTCTGGTCCTTGCAGGCAATGTGGTGGTCTTCTCCACCATCTTGGGGTACTTCCATGTGTTTGGCAGCGATGAGTTTGACTACAGCATGTGGTGA